TGGCATTTAAATACAAGCGTTTGTGGGTATATGTGAGCATTTGCACGGGCAGGGGTGTAGATTTGTGCATATGTGTTTGTGttaatatttgtatgtgtatactCATGTATGTACATGTGCCTGATTTGTGTACGTATGTGTAACTTGAATATAACTGGGTTTCCATATCAGCACAATATCCCAGTCAAAGGAACACAATCTGGTAAccaaaatgtaatgaaaaatatttcagacttttacTTAGTGTTAGGATTACATTGGGCTGCAAGTATCAGAAACCCCAGCACGAAATGGCTCAATAAGTGAAGAGTTAATTTTTCCACATGTTTAAAAAGAAGTCCAGCGGTCAGCTGTTTAGGCTGCTGTTGCTGCTCAAGAATGCCCTCAAGGCATCAGGCTTCcagcttcctttttttatttttattttttaaattttttttccggCCGCAcgacatggcttgtgggattctaattccccgaccagggattgaacccgtgcccttggcagtgacagtgcagagtcctaaccactggactgccagggagttcccctcCTGCCATCTTTATTGTggattttcttcttcctggaagCAGGATGGTGGCTGCATCTCCAAGCATGTGTCCATATTCCAGACAGGAAGAAGGCAAAGAACAAGGGAACTTTTCTCCTGGTATTTtgttctattgctgcataacaagccatccaaaaatttagtggcttagaagataacagtttattatttttcacaattCTGTAATCTGGGCTGGATCAGCCGGCCAGTTCTGTTCTATGTGGTATCTGCTGGGCATGGAAGTCCAAGATGGCTGTTTCACCCACGTGCCAGCTGGGGTGGTTGGAACAGCTGGAGGCTGGCTAAGCATTCCGCTTTCAGTATGACCTTTCTGTATGGCTAGCTTGTTCTTCTCAAGGTGGGTGGCCTCGGGCTAGTTGGATTTCATGATGGCTTGGGAATGCCGGAATGGCACTTCTGCCGCATTTTATTTGTCAAACCAAGTCACAAGGCCAAGTAGAGGAGAAAGAAGCTTCACCTCTTGATGAGAGAGGTGCACCGTGTGTATAGGGAGGGATGAATTTGGTGGAGGCCACCTTTGGAAACTAACTACCACAGCTGGGAACGCTTTACCTTTCATTTGGGAAGGGACACCCTCCCCAGAGCCTTCTCTCTCTCATCGGTCAGAACTGGGTCGTTGGCCAGGGCTAGCTGCAAGGGAGCTCTGTAGTGGAGGAAGGCAGAGGCGGAGGGCATTGGAATGGATGTGTGTGAGCTGTTCTCCAGTTTCTGACCCACTTCACTGTTTACAGAAAAGCCAAAGGGGAGTGAATCTTTAATGCCCCACAGAACATTTGAAAGTCCTCTCCCTGTCACTAACTCCTCTTGTACCTCCCTGAAACCTTTCCCCCACACTTACCTGTGTGGCATTTTATCTCcctgcccttttcccttctccattccccagctctttttttttttttttccacaccgtggatcttagttccccaaccagggatcgaactcgtgccccctgcattggaagcatggagtcctaagcaTCAGACTGCTAGGGAagttccctgccccccacctctttTTATGTAGACCATCTCAGGCTACCAAGCCTCTTCAGTTGCTGTGTCCACACCCCTACCCCGTCAGTGCGTTACTTTGGTTCTGTACCACAAAGGAGAACCTGGGAGATGGCCCAGCAAGACAGTCCTTCTCCTTAGAAACCAGGAGGACAGGGCAAAATCATGAATCCTCGCACAGTGATAATTTTGGCCCCCGTCACAcatgtttgagtgtgtgtgtttgtgtgtatatgcctatgtgtgtgtgtgtgagatagtCTCTTATCCTGAGATAAGATAGATAAGCCCCATGAGGCTCCAACAACTGTGGCTGGAGCCCTGCAGCGAGTGTCGCTCCTGATTCTGTCATGGACATCCCCTGTGGTTTCTTCTGGTTTTGTGGTAGATGGGGTTTCCTGGGCCAGATTTCAGGGTTGGGTACCTGCAGCCCAGTGGACgggccctcccctccacctcatTTGTGCCTGCAGGTATCTGGAGATCTGTTCAGCAGATGGCCGGGACACCCTCTTCCTGAGGGCTAAGGATGAGGCTAGCGCCAGGTCGTGGGCAGCTGCCATCCAAGCCCAGGTCAACGCTCTGATGCCCTGGGTCAAGGACGAGCTGCAGGCGCTGCTGTCAGCCACCAGCACAGCCGGGAGCCAGGACATCAAGCAGATCGGCTGGCTGACTGAGCAGGTGCCTGCAGGGCCCGGGACCTATCCTCCCCACTCTTCCCTTGTCCTGGAGCTGACCCAAATCCCATTGCCCCTCACTGCCTCACCCCTCCCTGGCCCTCTGACCTCTCCCCTCTCCGTCCCTCCTCACTGCTGCCTTGCCCCCTGCAGCTGCCCAGTGGGGGCACAGCACCCACCTTGGCCCTGCTGACCGAAAAGGAGCTGCTCCTCTACTGCTGTCTCCCCCAGACCCGTGAGGCCCTGAGCCGGCCGGCCCGTACTGCCCCGCTCATCACCACCAGGTATCTGCGGACAGGCAGGACTGTGTGTCCCACCCAGAGCTTGGGGAGTGATGCTCTAGATGGACCTCAGAAGCTGGGGATTCCAGCCCTATCCTGCCCTGAGTTATTCCCCAGGTGGCCTGAAGCGAGTCTCTGCCTTGTCTGGgccctggtttcctcatctgtaaaatgggggcttGGAACAGAAGGATATGAGGTCCCACCAGTCACTCATTCATTGATGCCTACTCTGCCCAACCTTGTGCTGTGTGGTTCAGGAGACAGAGAGCCCCCAGAGGCTCCGCCCTCAGGGAGTCCCCAGCCTGGCAGGGGAGACTGACCTGGGAACAGACTTTAGGATGCAGAGTTGTAGGAACCACTTAACTCTACCTGGCCTGGTGGGGGAAGTCTTCGGgcagaaggtgacatttgagctggacTTTGACAGATGAGTAGAAGTTTGCTATTTAAGAAAGGCTGGAAAAGCATCTCACACAGAGGGAACAACGTAGTCAACGGTACAGAGGCATGAAGGGCTCTCGCACGTTCATGGAGCTGTGAGTGTGCTATAACCAGTTTGTAGACTCTCTGCAGGAAATGGAGAGGCGGGGAGTTGGCAGGGCCTGATCTTGCAGAGCCTCTATTGGCTGGTTAAGGAATGTTAGCCTTATCTTAAGAGCTGGGGCAGAGTTGAAGAGTTTGAGCCTGGGAGTGAGGTGGCtctttgggttgtgttttttttttttttctgcggtacgcgggcctctcacccttgtggtctctcccgttgcggggcacaggctctggacgcgcaggcccagcggccatggctcatgggcccagccgctccgtggcacgtgggatcctcccggactggggcatgaacccgtgtcccctgcatcggcaggcggactcccaacccctgcgccaccagggaagccctgggttgtgttttaaaagaatccatgttgctgccaccTGGAAAatatgctgggggtgggggtggatgggAGCAGCCATGCAGGAGAGCTGGTGGAGGTGGGTGGAGGCAGCAGATGGAGAAGGAAGGCCGCATTTGCATTGGAAAACACATGGGTGGTAAAATTAACCAGGCTTAGTACTCACCAGATGGGGAGGGTGAGGGAGGTGtccggatgaatggatgaatgggagGTTTGGAGCTTGTGTCTGGGGGAGCAGTGGGACTGGGGCTGGGAGTGCAAAGGAAGGAGGTCAGAGCAAGACGCTGAGTTGAGTCCAGAGTGTGCGAGGGACAGGTAGGGAGCTTGGGTAGGAAACTTGGAGACTTGTGGGTCTGTAGTTTAGGGCTGCAAAGTAGGGGACTGGGTATCAGAAGCAGCTCCAAGGGGGAATGAAGCTACGAGAGAAAGTATGTGGAGTGAGGAGCAAAGAGGGCTAAGGAACAGAACTCTGGGGTCTGCTGCCCAGAGAGGGGCATTGaactgcccaaggttacacagcaagtGAGAGTCAAGCTGCGGGGTCTCGGCCCTTGTTGTCCATGTCTCCTCACTCTGGGCTGGGCTCTGGCGTACGTGTCAGGAGCCTGCTGCCTACCAGGGATAAGCAGGTCATGAATTGCCTGCCTAATTAAGTGATTCATTAATTCAGgtcacaaatgtttactgagcacctactatatgtcagCCATTGTTTTAGTTGCTGGGAATATAGTGGCGAACAATTAGACAAAAATTTGTACCCTAGATGATATtctggagaaaaagacaaaagccaACCAAAACAGTGAAAAGTAATTATAACTTCTGGTACCATAAAGAAAAGTAAGGCTAGTGGGTGATAGGGAGGGGTGCCACTTTAGACAGAGAGGTCAGGGAAGCCTTCTCAGAGGAGATGGCACTTGAGCAAAGGTCTGAAGGAAGTGAGCAATGCAGATAATCAGGGAAGCGTGTGCTCGGCTGAGGGAACCGCAGAGGTGCTGAGGCAGGAGTGTGCTTGGCGTGTCTGAAGACATCAGAACGGTTGGAGCCGAGGGGGCAAGGGGAAGGGTGGCAGGAGATGGTCTCCTGTGAGTCAATCAGTGGCTGTCTGGAAGTCCTGTCCCCACATTAGGTGGCAAAGGAGTCGCAGGGTCCCTTCCCAGGTAACCACCCTCGTGGCCCAGAACTACCTCCCTGCTGCCTGAGGCCTCATGCTTagccctctgccccctgcccccaggctggTGCACTCAGGCCCCTCCAAGGGCTCCTTGTCCTACGATGCAGAGCTCTCTTTTGCCCTGCGCACGGGTACGCGCCACGGTGTGGACACTCACCTGTTCAGCGTGGAGTCACCGCAGGAGCTGGCTGCCTGGACCCGCCAGCTGGTGGATGGCTGTCACCGGGCTGCTGAGGGTGTGCAGGAGGTGTCGACAGGTGGGCTGGGTGGATCTGGGAGTGCCTTTCTGGTAACAAACCTCTTAACCCCAGGGGCCTTCAAGTTTCCTTCTTTAGGGTGCTtcaggagggggagagagagtgggATTTGGGGTCTCTGAGGGCCCTCTGTTTTGGATGTGCAGGTGCCCTGGTAGGTAGTGAGACTTTTCCCAGGGGTTTTCTCGTGCCGGCTTTGTGACTCTGCTGGTGAGGATATGAGAGATGGCACTTGGAGTAGGGTTGCCAGAAAAAATACAGGACACTCACTtagatttgaatttcaggtaaaacaacaaataatgtttTGGTATAAGTATGTCCAAATGGTCCATcgcttatctgaaattcacatttaactgggcAAGTCTACAGGCCTCTAAGGTCTCCAAAGGCCATGCTTGGTGGGTCTGCTGATGCCTTTATAGGGAGTGGGCCTCCTGTCCAAAGCAGAGTTGAAGCTCCCCCTTTCCACCTTGGCTGCTGGCAGTGGGACTGGAAGTGGGGTATAGGTTTTCTGCCTGCTCATCCTTCTGTATTTCAGAGTGTGGGTGACTCTATACAGGGTGGGTGTACAAATGGCATTGACAGTGAGCCTCCCACCTCCAGTGGCATTCAAGTTCCGCTTTTGGAGCTGCCAGTGGGGATTGGAGGTAGGGCTTGCGGTCTCTGAGGTGTCGCTGTGCCCATGCCCACAACCTCCCCACAGCCTGCACATGGAACGGCCGTCCCTGCAGCCTCTCTGTGCATATTGACAAAGGCTTCACACTGTGGGCGGCTGAGCCAGGTGCGGCCCAAGTTGTGCTGCTCCGACAACCCTTTGAGAAGCTGCAGATGTCCTCCGACGATGGTGCCAGTCTCCTTTTCCTGGACTTCGGGGGCGCTGAAGGAGAGATTGTgagtggaggggctggggggtgatGCTGTCCGGGGGCCCAGGCTGGATGGGGCTCCTGACCCTTCTCTCCGTCCACCCTGCAGCAGCTGGACCTGCATTCatgccccaaaacaatggtcttcATCATCCACTCCTTCCTCTCGGCCAAAGTCACCCGTCTGGGGCTCTTAGCCTAGAGGTCGTCAGATGCATTAGCCCTGAAGAGGGGGTGTCCACCACATGGCCTGACCTGGCCCTCCGCTGATTGCCTGCTTACCACTGggctgagggaagggagaggaaaggaacaaGGAGGCAGAGACCCAGCCCCTGAGAGAGGCTGGGACCCAGACTCAGGACACAGTGGATCCTGCCAGTGATGTGGTAGCCTCCCTGCTGCTCCCCCCACCCACACCAGTGCCTTTTGTGGAGAGATATTTTGTGTATGCAGAAGCCATTCCGAGCCcgggacctgcccctctggggATCTTGACCTTAGCTGACAACTGCCAGGCCTCCCAGGggcccctaaactgtccccagaGGCCCCATCTGAAGCTGGAGTTCCCTGGGGTCTGTGtcaagagaaagaggaggagccTTTCTGTTCATTTCTCCCATCAGCTCTACCACCTTGAGGCATCTGGTTTTTctcttcatcctctctctctcatccttagTCTCGGATAAATAAACAGCCTGTGAGTACATAGGCAGCCTGGCCCAGTGTCTGTGGTTTGTACCTTGGCCTGTGGGTGCTGTAGTGGCCCCTGTAGTTGCAAGAGGGACCAGACCCAGGACTGGAGCCCCTTTCCCTAGAGAAGAGCAGACCTTTAACCACAGGGCCAAAAAAGAATCTATTGGTTATCTACtattgcataacaaattacccccaaatttcACAGCTTAAAACAGTGAACATTTATTCTCTTTCAAGTTCTGTGGATTAGGAATTTGAGAGGGGCTAAGCTGGGTTGTTCTTGCCTCAGGGTCTTTCATGAGGATATAGTCAAGGTGTCTGCTGcactcatctgaaggcttgactggggctagAGGATCTGTTTCCAATATTTTTCACTTATGGATGTTGGCAGGAAGCCCTAGTTCCTCACCACATGGGCCTAATtatagggctgcttgagtgtgcTCATGAC
The sequence above is a segment of the Orcinus orca chromosome 16, mOrcOrc1.1, whole genome shotgun sequence genome. Coding sequences within it:
- the SNTA1 gene encoding alpha-1-syntrophin → MASGRRAPRTGLLELRAGAGSGAGGDRWQRVLLSLEEDALTVSPADGEPGPEPGAQRQPEPAQLNGAAEPGAKSPPLPEALLLQRRRVTVRKADAGGLGISIKGGRENKMPILISKIFKGLAADQTEALFVGDAILSVNGEDLSSATHDEAVQVLKKTGKEVVLEVKYMKEVSPYFKNSASGTSVGWDSPPASPLQRQPSSPGLPPRDLHDAKHMSLKMAYVSRRCTPTDPETRYLEICSADGRDTLFLRAKDEASARSWAAAIQAQVNALMPWVKDELQALLSATSTAGSQDIKQIGWLTEQLPSGGTAPTLALLTEKELLLYCCLPQTREALSRPARTAPLITTRLVHSGPSKGSLSYDAELSFALRTGTRHGVDTHLFSVESPQELAAWTRQLVDGCHRAAEGVQEVSTACTWNGRPCSLSVHIDKGFTLWAAEPGAAQVVLLRQPFEKLQMSSDDGASLLFLDFGGAEGEIQLDLHSCPKTMVFIIHSFLSAKVTRLGLLA